The sequence TTATTGAATAATCTTCCGGCTCGCTGCAAGAGTTGTGCCCACTATCTGGGCTTGCATCTTCTAACGTTTTAGAACTAAGCTCTAACTTTTCTGTCGAAACATTTTCTTCTACAATCGCAGGTATGTCATACGTGGCGTCTGTGGTACTTTTATCGCCCATTTTTGATCCCTTCCTTTTCCGACGCACGGCACGTTGTCGCCTCAGGTGAAAAATGTTGGTATCTTGTAGTCGACGCAGACGATTTCTTGCCCCAATAGGTGAACGTACTTCGCGTTCACTAAATATTTCAGCAGCAGCCATTTTAGCTGGCAAAGAACGTCTTTTCTTGTGCGTAGGTTGGGTTAAAGGTGCTTCGTGTCGTGTTTCACACCAAAACTCGCTCAAATCATTCGCCGGATCTTCTGCTCTTGTATATGTGGGAGACATTACGGAGCGTTGGTGATTTTGAAATTGTCTCGCAAATTTTATGTGTCTCTTCTCTTTGCGTGTGCTTTCAAGTATCGCATCTATCATACGCTCTAGCGTCTGATCGCCCATCTTCGATGAGCTCAACGATTGTGTATCGTCCCGTGCACTATTCACCGATAGGAATGTGCTTTGCGGGTTTTGCATTGTGCAATTTGTAGCCTTTGAAGTATTGAACGCAGAATGAGTTTGCAATAGAGTTTCGTTATGATCTGGTGGTAAATAACGTGGCTTATCGAAGTATGTATCCGCGATGCCCAAGCCACGTAATGCCAATATCGGTCCAGGCACAAGTCCACATGGCGAATACTCGACTTCGAGCGTGGGTAGTGTGGCTGCGTAATTGGTTGGATTATTTCGTGCTACTTTACAGCTACCTAGCAGCTGATTAGGTGTACGCGCCACTGACGATATATGATTTGGTGTAGCAGTTGTGCAGGCGGCGTTGACACTTTCACTAGGTATGATGTTGCTCAAGTCTTTGAGACTGTTTAGACGACGTAAAGGACAGCTTCTCGCATACGAGTTGGCGTTTGGCTGCAGCGGTGTGGATGTAATCTGTTCTTCAAGCTGATTTTCTTTTTCTAGCCAACTTTGTAAGCGACGCGAAAGATACAAGTCAGGGGATTTTCTTTTCACTCTCTGTCGTCTTGCAGAGGGAGTGCGTGTTTGTGCGATGGGTGTTTGGTTGGGCCCATTCTGCTTTTTTGGAGACAAGCAAACTAATGTTTTAAGCTGCGTGTCGACGCTGTTCCCATTCGCATCGGTTGCTGTTAGATATGAGAGACGCGGTGTGTGGACTGCCCATTTGAGCATGTTTGAATTGATTTTAATTAAATAACTGTAGGAAGAGAAAATACGTTAGATTAGCTTACAATATAAAGGCTACTGAATAAGTAATAGCTTGGCTAGAAACTAATTTTCGTGCTCTAATAAAAACGTCTGTCTTAACTCCGCGCGCACTTTTTAATTTTTGGGTTTCGAATTACTCTTCGCAGTTTGAATCAAAACTCAACGCTCGTCTTCAATTTAATTTACCGTGCGCTTGTGGTAATTTGCAAATCTTTTATGCTAAATTCGCTTCTATTGAAAAGGGCGCTCGGTGTGGCAAATTAAGGGTCTAGCAGCCAAgtcagccagccagccagccagcgtTAGTTCCAGCTGCGCAATGAAGGCAAATTTTGAATTGAATAAAAGCTGAGCCAAACAAAAAGCAATGAATATCAAGTTTACGTATGATTGACTTCGCCACATTTCGTAAGCACAGAAGCAGTCTGCAAAAATGCCGCCTTTTGTCGCTGGCGCATGCATTGGAATTCACGATTTTTGAgaataagttgttgttgtttgcagATTCTTACAATTTGGTTGTGGCTCCATGTGAAATCACTGAACCTCGCGCACAACATAAACCAGTAAAGACAAAGCAaacagaaaaatgtaaatgaatcaAAACGTGTTTTGGGCGGTGATTTTGCAATGTTTTTTTTTGCGgacacaattttttaattttttaatttttatgttcgACAAGAAGTTGGCCTGCCTTTAGCAGCGGTTTGGTTTGTTCGAATTTTCGTCCTTTGAAACGCGCGCTTTGTGTTTGTACGTTTTATTTCATTTATGCGTGAAGTGGTCTTAAGTGTTGCTCGAGTGGTTTCGATGGTTGTACGAGTACTGCATTGCGGGCTGGCAAGCGATTGTTCGTTTCATGTAGCTGCGCATGCGCATTTGCAGTTTGGCCACTTCAATTGGTTAAGCATTGATCGATTACATCTAAAGTAATTTTGGCAAAGTTCACAGATTTTAAGTGCACTTAAATGGTATTTAAATAATTTGCaaataactaaaatttttcaagtgctcgatcaaattttttcttattttttgagATATAGGGTGTTTGTTGGTGGCGGGAATATTTGACAATCACTTATTCTCTTTTCTTACAGTTCACTAGTTTTTTGTATAGATATATTTTAAAAAGTATATTCTCACTTAATCCTTTACCTTTTTCGTAAAACAATCGTTCCTATGTTTTAACACTgttaatgtgtttttatttttaattttgatttttgtgatTCGTTACTAATTTTTTTTGTGTGGATATCACGTAAACATTTAGTTCTTTATTGTTACTTTTTTCGTATTCGCGCTGTAGAATAAAATTTCACGTCCGCTCAGCTCTGTGTACAAAACTCGAATATCAGCTGGAATTTCAGGCGCATAGCAGCACAGTTCGCTCCCTCGTTGTCTACGACTTCAGTTGTTGACACACCACCAAATGTAAAGAGAACAAACTCTCCGCTAAATATCCTTATAATATATAAAGGTCGCTATCACTAGGTGTGCGTTCAACAGGGGTTGGTTGGTAATGGAGAGTTAGGAAGAGTTTAAGTGTTAGTAGGCGCATTTCAGAACTTGGAATTCAGGAACAGTTAGATTTATAGATGACTTAAGTTTAAATTAATTAGGCTTTTTTCGTAAATTTGACATTTTAGATTCACGAGAATATAGCACACACTCCCAACCACACCAGCGTCAACACTGAAAAATAGTGCTGTCCTTTTGATAAAAATTCAGACGTCGATGCGGACTCTGCGTTTCATAGTTAACTCTCTTAGCCAGTATCGGAAATAAGGGAAATGTGTACATGATGTATTCCACAGCCTCCGTCCACGATTTCCACATTTACAAAAACCATTTTGTGGACATGAGTTGAAAAGAGGCAGTGAAAGTGAGTACTCGGCCAAAAAAATGCAGTTTTGTAGTAGTGTATCTTTGTTTATTATGCATCAAAGTATAAGGTGGGATGCACTCAGTGGCGGATCTACGTGAGGGAACTGGGGTATGGCCCCCTGTCCGCTTTCATCTTCTATTATTCACATAGCATAGACAAAAAGCTCTTACAGCTTCCTCGACTTCGGACTTTACAATCTTCATTCAATTTGCGGCATGGCGAAAATCTGCACCGTGGCTGAAACAGAACTCAAAAGGTTAAAACAAGTTGGAAGTCTGATTCTGCAGACAATGTCTCATTAGATTGTGAACTCGGGATCAGCATCTTCCCGGGAGGCTCCATTGCATTCTCTGCTCCTGAGAGGGCGGAGAAGAGTGTTTCCTCCATAATGTAAGCAATTTCAAACATAGATTACCAAATCATCGGTTTCTATGGGATTGAAACCTTCGCTTTTTGCCGAATTCGTTGGTAATAATGGTTGCTAATGAGCTAGTAGCTCAACCTCTAAACACTCACGTTTGTCTTAGTCAATTTTTTTTCCTCTTGACGCTTAGCTTCCTTTTTCATTCAGAATTCATACATTCCGTTGCGGTGACATAGAGTAATCCGACTCGATGCATGGATCTAGAATAGTGCGAACATCTAAAACCATGTAGGCTTGCCTATCGCCTATTGCAACATGGATGTTCTGGTTGCGTGTCTTTCGATCGGGTGACAGCCATGTAGATTTTTATAGGTCATGGACCTGGGTATGAACGTGAGTCGGGCACCATGCGAAGTCAATTAAGATAAATCCCTTATTAAATGTATGGAAttgcttatttttatttgttaaacatttttttcagccaCACACTACTTACATAATTCTAGTGCCTCTAAATAGGTTAACATACGTTTTGCTTAGTGGATACTATCTAGGGCTTGCACAGAGCTATCTATCATGGGGTATAACTAGGCAGGGCTCAGGTTATGTATAGACAATCCCGAACTGTTCTTTAGCCGGGTATCGGTAAGTACTTCCAGAGATTCTACACTTTTGACTCTGTTTACAATTTTAGCTTTGATTAGTCATAGAAATTGTTCGCCTTTTGATTCGAGTTTTATAAATCCGACATTGTCTTTGAAGCGCTCAACGTCTTCACTTGGTAAATTCAATTTAAAACCAACGTAATGTCTTTTGGGACTCTCCTTAAGCTGACTTAAAAGAAAGTCTTAAATAATAAGCGTAAAatcaattttcatttcatttaattcattACGTCATAAATGTAGGTAGCTATAACTCGTCTAAATACTTACATAATACAAACGTAAGACTATTTTTGTGCCTACAATAGGTTACTTAATTTATCAGTAAAGCAAATAATCATCTGCAGTACAAGAAATTAAAGACCAAAGATCTGCTACTGATCAAATGTATGCACGTATCCACAAACataagtatgtttgtatgtatgtatgtttatacataTCTACTTTCATATAATTCACATAACAATTGCTTAATATTAACCGAACATCTGCTCAATCGGTGCTTACAATTCAGTTAATTTGATTTCATTTCATTGACATGGGACTCCTCTTCTCGCCAGCGCATTCGCAGGACTTTCTTCTTTCACTTTCACATTCTAACCATTCCGATTTGACTTCGATATCAACAGATGTACTAAGAGTAATGCAGCGATCCTTCTGGCTGGCAGGCGGCACCTTCCTTTTTTTCTACGCTTCTCACATTTCTTTGTGTAAATATTGCAGAATTCTTTTGCACATTACTTCACGTTTATTCATGCTaacgttttttttcttttgctcagCACCTTTTCTATTATCGTTATTACTTTTTTCCGTTTGTTGTTATTGTGTgttgttggttttttgttttgtgaaaAATTAGGCAATTGCTATGAAATTTATTGGAAAGAGGCTTGAGAACGCGCCAAGGTATGATTGGTGCTCTAATTTATCTTCCAAAGCAAAAACAATAATCAGGGTTTCTGTGGTGACTGACCAAACAAGCGGTGTGTGGAAAATTGTCACGTTCCGTTAGCGCCAAAAGGAGAGAAaatgcaatattaaaaaaaaaaatgacgatgCAGCTGATGGGAACTTAAGATTTACCTCGGTCGCTGcacgcatacatatgtatatgtatatgtacgtgcTAAATTTATTAGAAGATCATAGCTGGGATAGGATTTAAGTAaaggaagaattaaaaaaaaattggaatagtAGCTGGGCCCTAATTTCTTCTCAAGCAAATCGAACCAAATAACTATTTTGGGTCAGATAGCGCTCAAAGGCTTTAACTAAGTTGGCTTACCATAAAAACcgtaaaaataattttacaaaaattttattatgaattcgttcattttatttattatgaagaaaaatgTTAAGTACTTGCCTTGCATCATTTACTTAATTTCAAATGTTTTGTGCTCTTAGCCAAATACATACATAACTATCTGTGTTCGCCAATTATGttcacacatgcatacatatttttaGTATAATTTTAGTTCCCACGTTACAAGCacattaaaaaaatgcaaatcgaaacaaattttgaaaaaaaaaaaattaagaacctGGGATCGTGATAAATTTTCCAAAGGACTTCGGGGTGCTGAGTTTAAGAGCAACCTCAGCCAAAATTAATAAATCCCAAAGCAGCGGTCAGTTTTACGAAAGAAATTTAAGcgaaatatgaaattttactaCGAATTTCATACAAAATCTGACcgcgaaaaaagtttttttttatttttaatttaatttttcattgaATTGTTTCTGGAAATTGGCTGTAAATGAGATATCTTCAATCGGGGGTTTTCGAAGCTCGGAAAAATTTAAGAACTGcaatgtttttaaaaaatatatatatttttttttcaataaacaattttttctgaagagttaaaataaaacaaattttaaaaattattacttttgtttttcaataaatatttttttcttaaaagtcACTTAGCCCCTATGAGAAATCAAAATTTTCCATAAGCATTTCCACTTCCAACTTCGtatatttaatgttttttttattaatatctggTTTGTCCTttccgaaaattggtttgccttcATTCAAAAAGTGAGCCTCGCTTTCCCTCTTTTCTCTCAATAGCAATCCCGTCTACTTTATCctcttttcttcttatttttgtcCATACCTTATTCCAATTATCTCCCTCCCATTTTGACTCCCATTCTCACTCTCAGTCCACCCCCTCCCCCACTCCTACTCTCACTCCCGCTTAAACTCCAACTCTCGCTCACGCTCACGCTAACGCTCTCACTCGCATTACATCTCCAACTCCCACTCTCACTTTCATGTGTACTCCCACTCCAACTCCCACCCCCGCTCTTACTTCCACTTCCACTCCAATCATATATGAAATCTCTATAATAAATTTTGGATACCTACAAATAATTGCAGAGATAAAGCGAATTCAAATGTTTCCTAATAgagggtgtggcaccgcctacttttccaaaaaatttttttataaaccatCCTTGAACCAAAGGGAATGGAACAAACAAAATTATCGAAATCGGTCAAGCCGTTTTTGAGTTTTAGTGAGACTAAAAAACTTCTATTAATTACGTAACTGAAACAATTGAAACAACGCAAACCAATCTCCTCTATATTTACACTTTGTATCGAAAAAAACTAAAACATCCTCCAAAAAAAAGTTCAAACATCAATGCGAATTTCGGGAGTCCAATTACTTGTACTTTGTCAGTTTAAAATtgatgggctacaaaactgcatgctcAAAAAACTGAGggaacttcaaataaaaagtttgaaattttcgtaaaattttctcaagttttcGAATTTGCGtaagaaataagaaaaactaATTTAAGTAAGGTCTGCATATTTCCCTGGCTCGATCAGATTTctaatgaaatttttattttgtagcatacatttaggagttTTTTTTAAAGGTGT is a genomic window of Eurosta solidaginis isolate ZX-2024a chromosome 4, ASM4086904v1, whole genome shotgun sequence containing:
- the LOC137247525 gene encoding uncharacterized protein, producing the protein MLKWAVHTPRLSYLTATDANGNSVDTQLKTLVCLSPKKQNGPNQTPIAQTRTPSARRQRVKRKSPDLYLSRRLQSWLEKENQLEEQITSTPLQPNANSYARSCPLRRLNSLKDLSNIIPSESVNAACTTATPNHISSVARTPNQLLGSCKVARNNPTNYAATLPTLEVEYSPCGLVPGPILALRGLGIADTYFDKPRYLPPDHNETLLQTHSAFNTSKATNCTMQNPQSTFLSVNSARDDTQSLSSSKMGDQTLERMIDAILESTRKEKRHIKFARQFQNHQRSVMSPTYTRAEDPANDLSEFWCETRHEAPLTQPTHKKRRSLPAKMAAAEIFSEREVRSPIGARNRLRRLQDTNIFHLRRQRAVRRKRKGSKMGDKSTTDATYDIPAIVEENVSTEKLELSSKTLEDASPDSGHNSCSEPEDYSINNGIVFAPIVNALENNDSPALDATKRRLSFSNETLMASP